A genome region from Labrus mixtus chromosome 9, fLabMix1.1, whole genome shotgun sequence includes the following:
- the fbxo46 gene encoding F-box only protein 46 produces MDRDTFSHIRLWCPRPFGTYSQNKARSPGSGGSGGGSGGTGSPPLCKAEPSSGARRTVDGGEDGGMIVGVQEENGEVEDVGLENTPPEPDLVPSSLTQSQGPAPSSAPPSPPSSGSQMEDGRVLLDTWYVIKPGNTKEKIAFFVAHQFSGAGQPRPSAMKVKGNWATDCSKAKRRRRCSSYDPPTRSQASDPHLSHDSSPAPPSPDEQLLGGVNETDLLSVAEMVALVEQRTAMALQGIVAAHGNQHNQQAPTSTHSQDLTPNQHTLLRGTVSDPTPVVFVSDSSSGQPSKEVQESSSPIQTDQELEEQQESCRVAQAIAHFESQNLSSLGAGPGTDSSNQERDSERKRGGESSMVTPPPPPSHSHGEVRIAFRVSNLDPRSQLEPAGRSRCMFMSCGGGGNQAAARAKEKITCDLYQLVSPSSRDPGSLLLAATTAAPKPDGDLHHPDRQACGSPDPTQELSSGEKKAVGVGRERVTGFHVEVVVTGAVDQCVFYGKDSTENVQEETVCFAMPSGGGGGVGNSSDSTSDDPPPGQLFFLQPSRGQEEDVKGTVAGNGSGMCSLDCANNNGPGAGVAVGSGERATQPDSPNVGEDCSDPSLCRLYRHVSHDFLEIRFQIQRLLEPRQYMLLLPDHIMVNIFSYLPTRSLAALKCTCHYFKVLIETYGVRAVDSRWNQDPLYRDDPCKQCKRQYERGDVSLCRWHPKPYHHDLPYGRSYWMCCRRTDKDTPGCRVGLHDNNWVQQPADGSQPIRTKREDRREEAR; encoded by the exons ATGGACCGAGACACGTTCTCCCACATCCGCCTGTGGTGCCCACGCCCCTTTGGCACCTACTCCCAGAACAAAGCCAGGAGTCCAGGCTCAGGGGGCAGTGGTGGAGGCAGTGGTGGGACAGGGTCCCCCCCCCTTTGCAAGGCTGAGCCCTCCTCAGGTGCCAGAAGGACGGTGGATGGAGGGGAAGATGGGGGGATGATAGTAGGGGTTCAGGAAGAGAATGGAGAAGTGGAAGATGTGGGCTTGGAGAATACTCCACCTGAACCAGACCTCGTCCCCAGCTCCCTAACACAGAGCCAGGGCCCTGCTCCCTCCTCAGCCCCTCCTTCTCCACCCTCTTCTGGGTCCCAGATGGAAGATGGCCGCGTGCTGTTAGACACCTGGTATGTCATAAAGCCAGGAAACACCAAGGAGAAGATAGCCTTCTTTGTTGCACACCAGTTCAGTGGAGCTGGCCAGCCCAGACCCAGCGCCATGAAG GTTAAAGGTAACTGGGCAACTGACTGCAGTAAAGCCAAAAGACGGAGACGATGCTCATCCTACGACCCTCCAACTCGCTCCCAAGCCTCAGACCCACACCTCAGTCATGACTCTTCTCCTGCCCCTCCTAGCCCTGATGAGCAGCTTTTAGGCGGGGTTAATGAGACGGACCTGCTGTCAGTGGCAGAGATGGTGGCCTTGGTTGAACAGAGGACTGCTATGGCCCTCCAGGGAATTGTGGCTGCTCATGGGAACCAACACAACCAGCAGGCCCCCACTTCAACTCACAGTCAGGACCTGACCCCCAACCAGCACACTCTACTACGAGGAACAGTGTCAGACCCCACCCCTGTAGTTTTTGTGTCAGACAGTTCAAGTGGCCAGCCCTCCAAAGAGGTCCAGGAGTCATCGTCTCCCATCCAGACAGAccaggagctggaggagcagcaggagtcATGCAGGGTAGCCCAGGCCATCGCACACTTTGAGTCCCAGAACCTGTCCAGTCTGGGGGCTGGGCCAGGAACAGACTCTTCTAATCAAGAAAGAGACAGCGAGCGGAAAAGAGGAGGGGAGTCCAGCATGGTAACCCCTCCTCCGCCCCCCAGTCACAGTCATGGTGAGGTTAGGATAGCTTTCAGAGTGTCAAATCTGGATCCACGGTCTCAGTTGGAGCCAGCTGGCAGGTCCCGCTGTATGTTTATGagctgtggtggtggaggtaACCAGGCAGCAGCCAGGGCCAAAGAGAAAATCACCTGTGACCTCTACCAGCTTGTCAGTCCCTCATCTAGAGACCCCGGTAGTCTGCTGCTTGCTGCCACAACTGCTGCCCCCAAACCAGATGGAGACCTCCATCACCCCGACAGGCAAGCCTGTGGCAGTCCAGATCCGACCCAGGAGCTTTCCTCTGGGGAGAAGAAAGCTGTGGGTGTGGGGAGGGAGCGGGTGACTGGCTTCCatgtggaggtggtggtgacaGGTGCTGTTGAccaatgtgtgttttatggcAAAGACAGTACAGAGAATGTGCAGGAAGAGACCGTGTGCTTTGCTATGCCCAGTGGGGGAGGTGGGGGTGTTGGTAATTCCTCTGACTCCACATCGGACGATCCCCCACCTGGTCAACTCTTCTTCCTCCAGCCCTCTAGGGGCCAAGAGGAGGATGTTAAAGGAACTGTTGCTGGAAATGGGTCAGGAATGTGTTCTTTGGACTGTGCCAATAACAACGGCCCTGGGGCTGGCGTGGCAGTGGGCTCGGGGGAGCGGGCAACTCAACCAGATTCTCCTAATGTTGGAGAGGACTGTTCAGACCCTTCCCTTTGTCGCCTCTACCGCCACGTGTCCCACGATTTCCTTGAAATCCGGTTTCAGATTCAGCGCCTCCTTGAACCTCGTCAGtacatgctgctgctgcccgaCCACATCATGGTCAACATCTTCAGCTACCTGCCCACGCGCTCGCTGGCTGCCCTCAAGTGCACCTGCCACTACTTCAAGGTGTTGATCGAGACATATGGGGTGCGGGCTGTAGATTCACGCTGGAACCAAGACCCTCTTTATCGGGATGACCCCTGCAAGCAGTGTAAGCGGCAATATGAGCGCGGGGATGTTTCCCTGTGCCGTTGGCACCCCAAACCTTACCACCACGACCTGCCTTATGGACGTTCCTACTGGATGTGTTGCCGGCGTACAGACAAGGACACACCTGGCTGCCGTGTTGGACTCCACGATAACAACTGGGTCCAGCAGCCTGCTGATGGCTCTCAGCCCATTCGCAccaagagagaggacaggagggaggaggcgAGGTAG
- the slc5a2 gene encoding sodium/glucose cotransporter 2 produces the protein MENPSSNKGTINNPADICVIVGYFIMVIGVGIWSMFRSNRNTVGGYFLAGRTMSWGPVGASLFASNIGSGHFVGLAGTAAASGIAVGGFEWIALFIVLLLGWLFVPVYLTAGVITMPQYLKKRFGGTRISLYLSIISLFLYIFTKISVDMFAGAVFIQQALGWNIYVAVISLLCITALYTVTGGLAALMYTDTVQTFVIIAGAFILSGFSFVEVGGYSALLDKYSAAKPSNVSSMDPQSYSIPPHCYTPRQDAFSLLRDPITGDLPWPGVLFGISIVGSWYWCTDQVIVQRCLAARSLTHVKAGCIMCGYLKLLPMFLMVFPGMVSRVLYPDEVGCVVPEICKQVCGTAVGCSNIAYPKLVVSIMPNGLRGLMLAVMLAALMSSLASIFNSSSTLFTMDIWTRIRPQATERELIIVGRVWVLCIVAVSICWIPIVQAAQSGQLFDYIQSISSYLAPPIAAVFLLAVFIKRINETGAFWGLIGGLLMGLCRMVPEFWFGTGSCIFPSNCPVLICGIHYLYFAIILFFCTSVLVLLVSYCTQPTDDQHLHRLVFSLRHSKEERKDLDWDQQEKERIARREAESRMRENNTSEVAEEENKDGICGRLGRVCGGNQVQEQDTPEEPEKLPDISEDPVWKNTADVNALIMMAVACFLWGYFA, from the exons ATGGAGAATCCATCATCAAACAAAGGGACCATCAACAACCCAGCAGACATCTGCGTCATCGTTGGATATTTCATCATGGTTATTGGCGTTGGCATTTGG TCCATGTTTCGGTCAAACCGTAATACCGTTGGAGGATACTTCTTGGCCGGGCGCACCATGAGCTGGGGGCCG GTTGGTGCATCTTTATTTGCAAGCAACATCGGCAGTGGACACTTTGTGGGCTTGGCTGGAACTGCAGCAGCTAGTGGCATTGCTGTCGGAGGGTTCGAGTGGATT GCGCTGTTCATTGTGCTGCTGCTCGGCTGGTTGTTTGTACCCGTCTACCTCACAGCTGGG GTGATCACGATGCCCCAGTACCTGAAGAAGAGGTTTGGGGGAACCAGGATCAGCCTCTACCTCTCCATTATCTCTCTGTTCCTCTACATTTTCACCAAGATCTCA GTGGATATGTTTGCAGGAGCCGTGTTCATCCAGCAGGCGTTGGGGTGGAACATCTACGTGGCGGTCATCAGCCTTTTGTGTATAACAGCCTTGTACACTGTCACTG GTGGCCTGGCTGCTCTGATGTACACTGACACAGTTCAGACTTTTGTCATCATAGCCGGAGCCTTCATCCTCTCCGGCTTCT CTTTTGTTGAAGTAGGAGGCTACAGCGCTCTGCTGGACAAATACAGCGCTGCAAAGCCAAGCAACGTGTCCTCCATGGATCCTCAGAGCTACAGCATACCGCCCCACTGCTACACACCAAGACAGGACGCCTTCAGCCTGCTGAGGGACCCCATCACAGGGGACCTGCCCTGGCCGGGAGTGTTGTTTGGGATTTCCATAGTGGGAAGTTGGTACTGGTGTACAGACCAG GTGATTGTTCAGCGGTGCCTCGCAGCTCGAAGTCTGACCCACGTCAAGGCCGGCTGCATCATGTGTGGCTACCTCAAACTGCTGCCAATGTTCCTCATGGTGTTCCCCGGCATGGTCAGCAGAGTCCTCTACCCAG ATGAGGTGGGCTGTGTTGTCCCCGAGATCTGCAAACAGGTGTGCGGCACTGCGGTGGGCTGCTCCAACATTGCTTATCCTAAGCTGGTGGTGTCAATCATGCCAAACG GTTTGCGAGGTCTGATGCTGGCAGTGATGCTGGCCGCTCTCATGTCCTCTCTGGCCTCCATctttaacagcagcagcacgcTGTTCACCATGGACATCTGGACCCGCATCCGACCACAGGCCACAGAGCGTGAGCTCATAATTGTCGGCAG agtCTGGGTTCTCTGCATCGTGGCCGTCAGCATCTGTTGGATCCCCATCGTCCAGGCGGCTCAGAGCGGTCAGCTGTTTGATTACATCCAGTCCATTTCAAGCTATCTGGCCCCGCCCATCGCCGCAGTCTTCCTCCTGGCTGTATTCATCAAGAGGATCAATGAGACA GGTGCATTCTGGGGACTGATAGGCGGCCTGCTCATGGGTCTGTGTCGGATGGTGCCTGAGTTCTGGTTTGGGACCGGCAGCTGTATTTTCCCCTCCAACTGCCCTGTGCTCATTTGTGGGATCCATTACCTTTACTTTGCCATCATACTCTTCTTCTGTACCTCAGTGCTGGTACTGTTGGTGAGCTACTGCACCCAGCCGACAGACGATCAACAT CTCCATCGCCTGGTGTTCAGCCTGCGTCATTccaaagaggagagaaaggattTGGACTGGGATCAGCAGGAAAAAGAAAGGATAGCCCGGAGAGAGGCTGAGTCCAGGATGAGGGAGAACAACACCAGTGAAg TGGCTGAAGAGGAAAATAAGGATGGCATCTGTGGTCGGCTCGGTCGGGTCTGTGGCGGGAACCAGGTTCAAGAGCAGGACACACCTGAGGAACCGGAGAAGCTGCCTGACATCAGCGAAGACCCGGTGTGGAAGAACACTGCGGATGTTAACGCCCTCATTATGATGGCTGTGGCATGTTTTCTGTGGGGTTACTTTGCTTAA
- the si:dkey-260j18.2 gene encoding kelch-like protein 12, giving the protein MNAVRGGTVTWRPQPWQDGDGGGGEPLSDSDSEEEDFPDDSTTPLGDYITHGLKQLLDAQQLCDVTLLVEGKKFMCHRVLLAAVSPYFRAMFTSPLVESRLTEIRLEEVTPSVMETVIQFVYTGEAGLSLETAEDLFVAANRLQVMPLQDLCSRFLFEHLSVDNCLGMYSLARSHHDQLLLRASLRLVAQHFPRVARQKDFLLLDHGTLGSLLSSDRLGVDSEAEVYDAARRWAEHQPLDRYAHMPALLHHLRPGLLSQEESRRLCQELGPAAAGEGLGGPLRPREGMFEKKIVCVDLTPREDEDLARRDYTVDCFDPRTGKWEKLAALGSLVSPGCTAVGDRLFVAGGILRTGSVSAAVHEYDAVLDRWMERPCMFQPRAMLGLLGCGDSLYALGGSNRSALLDSSETLELSTLQWAPGPRLPLPLRAFACAALRGRLYLLGGTTLEQNRAVVHSGVLIYHTLTDCWTRVSLDSGATCLAGGVAVRGGVCAIGGYMRDTTKFLDGNYTNLETLDATGRVLFFREGRGSGVEREVTGGGVMVSAEQRGVAGGGSDRAPSPVVFPGLPRRIAAGGVARWKRRIYVLGGENGSRFYDSVYCWKPGWRSWVQRREKLPGDTGGVSQFGCTTLKFPKKHILSRLRLAKENCKKAVD; this is encoded by the exons ATGAATGCTGTGCGCGGGGGCACAGTCACCTGGCGTCCCCAGCCATGGCAGGATGGGgacgggggaggaggagaaccTCTGTCGGACAGCgactcagaggaggaggacttcCCCGACGACAGCACCACCCCTTTGGGAGACTACATCACACATG gTCTGAAGCAGCTACTGGATGCCCAGCAGttgtgtgatgtcactctgcTTGTTGAGGGGAAGAAGTTCATGTGTCACAG AGTCCTCTTGGCGGCCGTGAGCCCGTACTTCCGGGCGATGTTCACCAGCCCTCTGGTTGAGTCCCGCCTCACCGAGATCCGACTGGAGGAGGTGACACCGTCCGTCATGGAGACCGTCATTCAGTTTGTGTACACCGGGGAGGCGGGGCTCTCTCTGGAAACAGCCGAGGACCTTTTTGTGGCCGCGAACCGGCTTCAGGTCATGCCTCTTCAAGACCTGTGCTCCAG GTTCCTATTCGAGCACCTCTCGGTGGATAACTGCCTGGGGATGTACTCTCTTGCTCGCTCTCATCATGACCAGCTGCTGCTGCGTGCCTCCCTGCGTCTGGTAGCCCAGCACTTCCCCCGTGTGGCCCGGCAGAAAGACTTCCTCCTGCTCGACCACGGCACCTTAGGAAGCCTCCTGAGCTCCGACCGTCTGGGGGTGGACTCTGAAGCAGAGGTTTACGATGCGGCACGTCGCTGGGCAGAGCACCAACCCTTGGATCGCTACGCCCACATGCCGGCGCTGCTTCACCACCTGCGACCCGGGCTGCTGTCCCAAGAAGAGAGCAGAAGACTTTGCCAGGAGTTGGGGCCCGCCGCAGCTGGTGAGGGCCTTGGGGGGCCGCTGAGACCTCGGGAGGGcatgtttgagaaaaagattGTCTGTGTGGACCTGACACCTCGGGAAGATGAGGATTTAGCCAGAAGAGACTACACAGTGGACTGCTTTGATCCTCGGACAGGGAAGTGGGAGAAGTTAGCGGCGCTGGGTTCTCTGGTCAGTCCCGGCTGTACGGCTGTAGGGGACCGGCTGTTTGTAGCGGGTGGGATCCTGCGGACGggctctgtgtctgcagctgtgcATGAATATGATGCAGTTCTTGACCGCTGGATGGAGAGGCCTTGTATGTTTCAGCCCCGAGCTATGCTGGGTCTACTGGGCTGTGGAGACTCACTCTATGCCTTGGGTGGTAGTAACCGCTCTGCTCTGCTGGACTCCAGTGAGACTCTGGAGCTATCTACACTGCAGTGGGCTCCGGGACCTCGACTACCGCTCCCTCTGCGCGCCTTTGCCTGTGCAGCACTGCGTGGGCGGCTCTACCTTCTTGGTGGAACTACACTTGAACAGAACCGGGCTGTGGTCCACTCAGGGGTGCTTATTTATCACACCCTCACAGACTGCTGGACGCGTGTGTCTCTGGACTCTGGTGCCACCTGCCTCGCTGGAGGAGTGGCTGTTCGAGGAGGGGTCTGTGCAATCGGAGGATATATGAGAGATACAACCAAGTTCCTGGATGGAAACTACACCAATCTGGAGACTTTAGACGCCACCGGGCGTGTGCTGTTTTTCAGGGAGGGCAGGGGGTCTGGAGTAGAGAGGGAGGTGACTGGGGGAGGAGTCATGGTCAGCGCAGAGCAGCGGGGGGTTGCAGGTGGTGGAAGCGACCGAGCGCCGAGCCCTGTGGTATTCCCAGGGCTGCCTCGGCGGATAGCGGCGGGGGGTGTGGCCAGGTGGAAACGCAGGATTTATGTGCTGGGTGGGGAAAATGGCTCACGGTTTTATGACAGTGTATACTGTTGGAAGCCCGGCTGGCGCAGCTGGGTCCAGAGACGGGAGAAACTCCCCGGAGACACTGGAGGGGTGAGCCAGTTTGGGTGTACCACCTTAAAGTTCCCTAAGAAACACATCCTGTCCAGACTGAGACtagccaaagaaaactgcaaGAAGGCAGTTGACTAG